The nucleotide sequence TATCTGCGCACCGTGGCGCCCGTCGCGCAGCCCAGCAAGCCCCACCAGCTGGACTTCCCTTACGGCTGGCGGCCCTTGCTGGCCTTCTGGCGCGGCCTGTATTTCCGTCCGGGCGTCGCCGCGCAGGCCGGCGTCGATGGGGAACTGGCGCGGGGCCGCTATCTGGTCGACGGGCTGGGCCATTGCATCGCCTGCCACGCGCCGCGCAATGCGCTGGGCGCTACGCCGGTCGGTTCGGGTTTCGTGGGCGGCGCCATCGAAGGCCTGGGCTGGTATGCGCCGCCATTGGATGGCGACCCGGCACAAGGCCTGGGCCGCTGGTCCCGCGACGATATCGTGGACCTGCTGAAGACCGGCGTCAGCGCGCATGGCGTGGCGGCAGGCCCCATGGGCGAGGTCGTGGCGGGCAGCACGCAGTTCCTGGCCGATGGCGATGCGCGCGCCATCGCGGCCTATCTGAAATCCCTGCCGGCGGGTCCGGCCCCGGCCGTCGCCAGCGTGCGCGAGGCCGCCGGCATGCGACGCGGCGCCGCCCTGTATGAACAGCACTGCGCCCAATGCCATGCCGCCGACGGGCGCGGCAAGGGCCGTGACTGGCCGGCGCTTGCCGGCAACATCAGCGTCACCGCCCCGTATCCGGGCAACGTCATACACATGGTGCTGGAAGGGGGCTACGCGCCTGCCACCCAGGGCAACCCGCGGCCGCATGGCATGCCGCCGTTCGGCCAGGTGCTCAGCGACGAAGACGTCGCCGCCGTCGCGACTTATGTGCGCAACAGCTGGGGCAACGCCGCGGGAGCGGTCACATCCCTGCAGGTCAAGCAGGCCCGCGCGGCGGGCGGATAGTCCGGCTTGCGGACGGTGCCTGCTCGCCACCGGGCTGGCCGCCATGGATGCCGGCGAGACAGCCGGCCGGCCATGAACGCGCCCGTCCACGCGGTCCACAGGCGGCCCCGGCGCAAGGGTGCGTGCCGGCCGCCAGCAAGGCTGTGAAGGATTACTTGCTGTTCTGCAGGATCGCCATGGCCTGGCGTTCCATGAATTCGCCCAGGGTATCGATGCCGCGCAGCTTCAGGATGGTGTTGCGAACCGCGGCTTCCACCAGCACCGCCAGGTTGCGTCCGGCGGCCACTTGCAGCATCACTTTGCGGATGGGCAGGCCCAGCATGTCCTGGGTGATGTCCTGCAGCGGCAGCCTTTCGAACTTGTCCTGGGCCGTGGCGCGTACCAGGTGGACGATCAGCTTCAGGCGCATCTTGCGGCGCACGGAGGTCTCGCCGAAGATGGTGCGGATGTCCAGCAGCCCCAGGCCGCGGACTTCCAGCAGGTTCTGCAGCAGCGAAGGGCAATGGCCTTCGATCATATTGGGCGCCGTGCGCGACAATTCCACCGCGTCGTCCGCCACCAGCCCGTGGCCTCGCGAAATCAGCTCCAGCGCCAGCTCGCTCTTGCCAAGGCCGGATTCGCCCGTGATGAGCACGCCCAGGCCCAGCACATCCAGGAAGACGCCATGGACGGTGGTGGTGGGCGCCAGCTTCTTGCCCAGGTAGATGCGCAGCAGGTCGATCAACTGCGCGGCGGCGACCGGCGTGCTGAGCAGCGGCACCTGGTGCTGGTCGCACTGGTCGATCAGGTCTTCCGGCGCCGTGAGCCCGTCGGCCAGCAGAATGGCCGGGACGCCCCCGATCAGCAGCTCGTCCATGTGGTGCATGCGGCGGCGCAGGTCGAAGCGCGTGTAGTAGGCCAGTTCCTCTTGCCCGAACACCTGTATGCGGGAAGGGTGGATCAGGTTGAGGTGACCCACCAGGTCGGCGGCGGCCATGCCGTCGTCCGGTATCACCCGGTCTGCCGCGCCCTGTCCCGCGATCCAATTGAAGGGGATTTTGTCGGCGTTGTCGTCGACCAGTTCCTGGACGGTAAGCATGGGGATGAAAAGATCAAAGTGTGCCGGTCGTCAGCATGCGATGCACGGCCACTGGATCGGTTTCCGTGGCCAGGGCTTCGCGCAGGGGCTTATTGGACATCAATTGCGCGAGCTCGGCGAGTATATCCAGGTGCTGCTGCGTGGCGTTTTCGGGCACCAGCAGGAACAGCAGCATGCTGACCGGCTGATTGTCCGGCGAATCGAAGGGCACGGGACGCGATAGCCGGAAAAACGCGGCAACGGCCTCGGTCAGGTTCTTTACCCGGCCATGCGGCACGGCCACTCCCTGGCCCAGCGCGGTCGAACCCAGCCGCTCCCTGGCGAAGAGGCTGTCGAATACGGCGGAACGCGCCAGGCCGTGGTGATTTTCGAAAAGCAGTCCGGCCTGTTCGAATGCCCGCTTCTTACTGGTGGCCAGCAGATCTAGCACGACATTCCCGGCAGGCAGGATGCGCGGCAAATGATTCATGATTGGATTATATGTTCATATGCCGCAACGCAAAAAAACAGCCGGCGCGCGGGCAAGGGGGTGGTCCAGGGTTCGCGGACGGGAGCGGCACAGGGCGCCATGGCGTTCCAGAAGGGCGCTTGGGGGGGACGGTGCAGGGGGAAGGGGGCTGGACAGCTTGACCGATGCCCCGGCGATTTCGGATCCGCGGGACATCGGCGCTGGGTGGTGAAGGTCGCGCTAAGGCGCTGACTTAGTGCTCGTCATCGAGCATTCGTGAGGCGCGGTGCGGGTCAGGCCGCTGCGGGTAGTCGCTTCACGGACTCGGTGGCGTGGCTCTGTACCTTATCCTTGTGTCGGATGACCTGACGGTCGATTTTGTCGGCAAGCAAGTCGATGGCGGCATACAGGTTCTCGTCCTGGGCTTCGCAATGGAGGTCCTTGCCTCGCAATCGCATGTTGATCTCGGCGCTATGCCGCAACGGTTCAACCACCAGCATGACTTGCACATCGATAATGTGATCGAAATGCCGCAGAGCTCGCGCCAGTTTGTTCACAACATACTCCCGGATCGCCGGGGTGACGTCGAGATGACGACCGCAGATGCTTAGATTCATAGTGCAATCTCCTTCTGCCAAGAAAAGGTTTGTGCGCACGAAGCGCGGAATCAGCGTGACTTTTCTCCTTCCTGAAGTGACGGTTTGCAAGATCGCGGGGACGCACGGCGGTGCCGCGCAACCCCTCCGAAAGTGGGCTCCTTCGGGATGACGAAGCCCTGTAATCCTAGTGTAAAGACTCCGTTGGGCAATTCAATCCGTCCCTGAAAGAAGTCTTGTAAGCCCCCCGGAAGCGACAGGGGTGCTGTTACATACGGAAGTGCTCGCCCAGGTAGACGCGCCGTACCGCCGGGTCGCCCACGATGTCTTCGGGATGCCCGTCGGTCAGCACCTTGCCTTCGCTGATGATGTACGCGCGGTCGCAGATGCCCAGGGTTTCGCGCACGTTATGGTCGGTGATCAGCACGCCGATGCCGCGGCTTTTCAGGAAGCGCACGATGCGCTGGATCTCGATCACCGCGATCGGATCCACGCCGGCAAAGGGCTCGTCCAGCAGGATAAAGCGCGGGCTGGTGGCCAGCGCGCGGGCGATTTCCACCCGGCGGCGTTCGCCCCCGGACAGCGAGATCGCGGTATTGCCGCGGATGTGCCCGATCTGCAGTTCGTCCAGCAGCAGTTCCAGGTTTTCCTTGATGGCCGTGGCGGAAATCTGCCGGCCCCGGTCGTCCACCTGCAGCTCCAGCACCGCGCGGATATTCTGTTCGACGGTCAGGCGGCGGAAGACGGAAGCATCCTGGGGCAGGTAGGAAACGCCCAGGCGCGCGCGTTTGTGGATCGGCAGCCCGGTGATGTTCTGGTCGTCGATCTCGATACGGCCGGCCTCGGCGGGGACCAGCCCCACGATCATGTAGAAGCTGGTCGTTTTGCCGGCGCCGTTCGGGCCCAGCAGGCCCACGACTTCGCCGCTATCGACGGAGAGCGACACGTCCTGCACGACGGTGCGGCCATGATAGGTCTTGCGCAGCCCCACGGCGCGCAGGCTGCTGGTTCGCGCGGATGCCTGGGTCTCGGGTGTCGCTTGCGTGATCATTGAATCGGAGTGGAATCGGTAACAGGAACGACGGCGGCGCGCGCCGGCCCGCGCCAAGCGGGCAGCGCACGCCGGGCGGATCAGGGTTTGACGGTGGATTTGCCGGAAGACGACTTGCCGCTGCCGCCGCCGGACTGGCCATTGCGGTCGGCGGCCTGGCCCGAGGCGCCCGGCGCGGACGACGACGGGCTCTTGCCGGCGCCGGACTTGCCGCCCTGTTGGGCACGGCATTCCGCGATGGCGGCATCGGTACGGGCGCGGGGTTCCATGACGGAACGCACCCGTCCCGCCGCGGCCGCGGATTCGGGGCCGCCGACTGCTTCGTAGGTACCGGCCTTGTCGTTGTAGCGCACCCGCTGCCCGCGGATGGTGTCGAAGGGCTTGCCGCAGATGAAGCGCGTCACGACGGCCTGCCCGATCAGGTCGAAGGTGCTCTTCGTGCCATCGTATTCGGCGCGCCGGCCGACGCCTTCGATGACTTCGAAGTTTTCCGGGCGTTCCTGCCGCACGGTCACCATCTTGCCGGGACTGGCCAGGGCCGTGCCGTACTGGTTGCCCTGGGCGTCTTCGCGCATCTGAAGCTCGTCGGAATGCAGCGTCATCAGGCCGCGCGTCATGATGACGTTGCCGGTGAATACGCTGGTCTTCTTGACGTCATCGTAGTGCAGCTGCTCCGACAGGATCACCGTATTGGGTTCTTCCTCGGGCGTCTGCGGCTTGCCTTTGGCCGCGGGCTTGGCGCCCGTGGCGCCCTGGCCATTGGCGGCCGGCGCCTGTTGCGGCGCCGGGGACGCGCCTTGCGCGTGCGCACCGGCGGCGGCAGCGGCCAGGATGATGCCTGCCAACCAGACGGACGACAGGCGGGTGCGGAGTTCGATCATGATTGTTTTTCTACTGGTGCGTGGGCGGGGGCCTTCCCGGACGCGGGGGCCGCGCCGGCAGGCGGTTGGGTAGGCGTCCGCGGCGAGCCGTCCGCGGGTTTGGAGGGATCGCCGGGCGAACCCTGGGGCCGTTCCTTGGGCGTGTCCTTGGAGCCGGCGCGCTGGGTGTCCGACGGCGCGATTTCCACGTTGGTGGACGAGAATACTTCCAACTGGCGGGTCTTGTTGTTGTACTTCATGCCGGTGCCGTTCATGCGGGATTGCCCGCGCGTGACCAGCGCCGGCAGCGTGGTGGTGATCGTGTCGTCGTCCGGCAGGATGACCAGTTGTTCGCTGCGCACGTCCAGCGGCGGCGTGTCCGCGTCGGGCTGGCGGTGCATGTGGGCGTTCTTGTCCATGACGATGCGCTTGCCGCCCTCGTACATGGTGGCCGTGTCCGAGGTGGCCACGGTAATGGGGGTGTTCGGCCGCAGGCCGACGGCGCGCGGGTCGGTCACGACATAGGAATCGTCGTCGGGATAGTGTTCGCCGTAGATGCCTTCCAGGCGATTGATGGGCTTGCCGTCCTCGCCGGTGCGCACCATGATGAAATTGCGCGACCAGGCGTCCATTTCGTGCGTCAGCCGGCGGGGCGGATCGGTCGGCACGGCGCGCTGGGTATAGTCGGCCGCCCACCAGGTCCCCACCACAAGGGCCAGGAGCAGAAACAGCGCGATCAACGACGGGAAACGTTCTTTCATGCGATGGGATGTGTGATTCGATACCGCGCGGTTCCGTGGGCGGGGGATGCATGCATCGTGCGGGCGCGCGTCATTGTCATTGGATGGCGCCCGGGCCGAGCAGGCCGGGCGATGCCAGCAAGGTGCCCAGGCGGCCCTGGCAGGCCAGCAGCAGATCGCAGCATTCGCGCACGGCGCCGCTGCCGCCGGGATGGCTGGCGACCCAGTGCGCGCCTTGCGCCACATAGGCCGGCGCATTGGGCACCGACGCCGCGAAGCCGGCGCGCTGCATGGCGGGCAGGTCGATGATGTCGTCGCCCATGTAGCCCGTCTGGTCCAGCGTGACGCCATTGCGCTGGGCAAGCGCGGCCAGTGCGCCGCCCTTGTCGCGGACACCCTGCATGACTTCAGCGATGCCCAGCTCGGCCGCGCGCCGGTCGACAATGGGGCCGGAGCGGCCGGTGATGAGCGCGACGGCGATGCCGCCTTCGGCCAGCAGGCGCAGCCCGTGGCCGTCCAGCGCGTTGAAGCGCTTGAAAAGTTCCCCGTGTTCGCCGTAGTACAGGCTGCCATCGGTGAGCACGCCGTCCACGTCGAAAACCATCAGGCGCACGGCGGCCGCCCGTTCTTTCACGATGGGCGGGATGCGTGCCAGGATCAGGGCTTCCGCCGGATGCGTCGCGGAGCGCGCGGTTGCAATCATGTTCATACCACCTTCGCCGCCATCAGGTCATGCATGTGGACGGCGCCGATGAGTACGCCGTTATCGTCCAGGACGAGCATCTGGCTGACGCGCAGTTCGTCCATTTGCCTTGCCGCGACCACGGCCAGCGCGTCGGCCGGCACGGTGTGCGGCGACCGCGTCATGCCGTCCGTGATCTTCAGACCGCGTACATCGCCGTGGCGTTCAATCAGGCGGCGCAGGTCGCCGTCCGTGAAGATGCCCAGCGGGCGCTGCTGGCCGTCCACGATCACCGTCATGCCCATGCGCTTGGCAGACATCTCTTCCAGGGCGCGGGACAGCGGCGCATCGGCGGCAACCCGGGGCAGGGCGTCGCCCTGGCGCATGACGTCGCGCACATGGGTCAGCAAGCGCCGTCCCAGGGTGCCGCCGGGATGCGAGCGGGCGAAGTCCTCCGGGCCGAATCCCCGGGCCTCCAGGCAGGCCACCGCCAGCGCATCGCCCAGGGCCAGCGCCGCGGTCGTGCTGGCGGTCGGGGCCAGATTCATCGGACATGCTTCCTGCGTGACGCTGACGTCCAGGTGGATATCGGCCTGCCTGGCCAGTTCGGAGCCGGGGTTGCCCGTCATCGCCACCACCCGCGTACCCAGGCGGCGCGCCGCCGGCAGAATGGTCAGCAATTCGCCGCCGGAACCGGAATACGAAATGGCGATGAGCACGTCGTCCGCGGTGATCATGCCCAGGTCGCCATGCACGGCTTCGGCCGCGTGCAGGAAAAACGAGGGTGTACCCGTGGACGCCAGCGTGGCCGCGACCTTGCGCGCGATGTGGCCGGTTTTACCGATTCCGCTGACGACCACCCGCCCGCGGCAATGCAGCAGCATGTCCACCGCCTGGGAAAAACTGTCGTCCAGGCGGGTTTCCAGTTCGTGCAAGGCTTGCGCTTCGATGCGTAGCGTGCGCCGGGCCGAGGCCAGCGCCGCTTCCGGGGAAGTAGCGGGGATAGCATTCATGGATGGATTTTAATCGCAGAGCGGGGGATTGCCGCCCGTTCGAGGTGGATGCTTCGGTCACGCTGGCCCGGGGGGCGCCGGTTGCCCCTGCACGGCCGCTATGGCATGCTGGCGGGCTTCCCGCGCGCGCCTCGCGCCCGTCTTCCCACGCAGGTTTCCCATGTCCACGATCCCCGCTCCCCGATTCGGCACGCCGCTTTCTCCCGCCGCCACCCGCGTCATGCTGCTGGGGGCCGGGGAATTGGGCAAGGAAGTCGTCATCGCGCTGCAGCGCCTGGGCGTGGAAGTCATCGCCGTGGACCGCTATGCCGACGCGCCCGGGCAGCAGGTGGCCCACCGCGCCCATGTGGTGTCCATGACGGACCGCGACGCCCTGCGCGCCGTCATCGAACGCGAACAGCCCCATGTGATTGTCCCCGAAATCGAGGCCATCGCCACCGACCTGCTGGTCGAACTGGAGGCCGCCGGCACCGTGCGGGTCACGCCCACGGCGCGCGCCGCCCAGCTCACCATGAACCGCGAGGGTATCCGGCGGCTGGCCGCGGAAACCCTGGGCCTGCCGACCTCGCCCTACCGGTTCGTCGATACCGAGGCCCAGCTGCGCGAGGCCATCGACGGCGGGATCGGCTACCCCTGCGTGCTCAAGCCCGTCATGTCATCGTCCGGCAAAGGGCAATCGGTCATCAAGGGCCCGGACGACGTAGCCGCCGCCTGGCGCTATGCGCAAGAAGGCGGCCGGACGGGTGCCGGCCGCGCCATTGTGGAAGGATTCATCCGCTTCGACTACGAGATCACCCTGCTGACCGTACGTGCCCGCGGCGCTTCCGGGCAGGTGGAAACCGGCTTCTGCGCGCCCATCGGGCACAAGCAGGTGGATGGCGACTACGTGGAAAGCTGGCAACCGCATCCCATGTCCCCGGTCGCGCTGGAACGCGCGCAGGCCATCGCCCTGGCCGTCACCGGCAACCTGGGCGGCCTGGGCCTGTTCGGCGTGGAGTTGTTCGTCGCCGGCGACCAGGTATGGTTTTCCGAGGTCAGCCCGCGTCCCCACGATACCGGCATGGTCACCATGATCACGCAGGCGCAGAACGAATTCGAACTGCACGCCCGCGCGCTGCTGGGTTTGCCGGTGGACGTGACGCTGCGCCAGCCGGGCGCCAGCAGCGTCATCTACGGCGGGGTGGATGCCCGCGCGGTCACGTTCGACGGCGTGGCCCAGGCGCTGGCCGAGCCCGGCACCGATATCCGCCTGTTCGGCAAGCCGGAATCCTTCGTCAAGCGCAGGATGGGCGTGGCCCTGGCCACGGCGGACACCGTGGATGTGGCCCGCGAAAAGGCGCTGCGCGTATCCGGCGCGGTCACGGTCAAGCCGGCGTCCGGCGCCTGAGCCCGTCCCGGGTCCGCGGCCGCGGATAAAAAAACGCCCGGCGGTGCCGGGCGTTCAATGTGCCGATGCGGCTTATTTACCGTCGGGCGTCGCGGAC is from Bordetella bronchialis and encodes:
- a CDS encoding c-type cytochrome; amino-acid sequence: MLAGRILAGLLLILILGVAVLAWRGYRDDASTGPVQAIADPAQRVAYGAYLAKVGDCMACHTVPGGQPYAGGAAIPTAFGTFYGPNITPDAATGIGSWTADDFWRALHQGKSPSGDLLYPAFPYTEYTRISRADADALYAYLRTVAPVAQPSKPHQLDFPYGWRPLLAFWRGLYFRPGVAAQAGVDGELARGRYLVDGLGHCIACHAPRNALGATPVGSGFVGGAIEGLGWYAPPLDGDPAQGLGRWSRDDIVDLLKTGVSAHGVAAGPMGEVVAGSTQFLADGDARAIAAYLKSLPAGPAPAVASVREAAGMRRGAALYEQHCAQCHAADGRGKGRDWPALAGNISVTAPYPGNVIHMVLEGGYAPATQGNPRPHGMPPFGQVLSDEDVAAVATYVRNSWGNAAGAVTSLQVKQARAAGG
- the hprK gene encoding HPr(Ser) kinase/phosphatase, with amino-acid sequence MLTVQELVDDNADKIPFNWIAGQGAADRVIPDDGMAAADLVGHLNLIHPSRIQVFGQEELAYYTRFDLRRRMHHMDELLIGGVPAILLADGLTAPEDLIDQCDQHQVPLLSTPVAAAQLIDLLRIYLGKKLAPTTTVHGVFLDVLGLGVLITGESGLGKSELALELISRGHGLVADDAVELSRTAPNMIEGHCPSLLQNLLEVRGLGLLDIRTIFGETSVRRKMRLKLIVHLVRATAQDKFERLPLQDITQDMLGLPIRKVMLQVAAGRNLAVLVEAAVRNTILKLRGIDTLGEFMERQAMAILQNSK
- a CDS encoding PTS sugar transporter subunit IIA codes for the protein MNHLPRILPAGNVVLDLLATSKKRAFEQAGLLFENHHGLARSAVFDSLFARERLGSTALGQGVAVPHGRVKNLTEAVAAFFRLSRPVPFDSPDNQPVSMLLFLLVPENATQQHLDILAELAQLMSNKPLREALATETDPVAVHRMLTTGTL
- the hpf gene encoding ribosome hibernation-promoting factor, HPF/YfiA family, whose amino-acid sequence is MNLSICGRHLDVTPAIREYVVNKLARALRHFDHIIDVQVMLVVEPLRHSAEINMRLRGKDLHCEAQDENLYAAIDLLADKIDRQVIRHKDKVQSHATESVKRLPAAA
- the lptB gene encoding LPS export ABC transporter ATP-binding protein: MITQATPETQASARTSSLRAVGLRKTYHGRTVVQDVSLSVDSGEVVGLLGPNGAGKTTSFYMIVGLVPAEAGRIEIDDQNITGLPIHKRARLGVSYLPQDASVFRRLTVEQNIRAVLELQVDDRGRQISATAIKENLELLLDELQIGHIRGNTAISLSGGERRRVEIARALATSPRFILLDEPFAGVDPIAVIEIQRIVRFLKSRGIGVLITDHNVRETLGICDRAYIISEGKVLTDGHPEDIVGDPAVRRVYLGEHFRM
- the lptA gene encoding lipopolysaccharide transport periplasmic protein LptA, which translates into the protein MIELRTRLSSVWLAGIILAAAAAGAHAQGASPAPQQAPAANGQGATGAKPAAKGKPQTPEEEPNTVILSEQLHYDDVKKTSVFTGNVIMTRGLMTLHSDELQMREDAQGNQYGTALASPGKMVTVRQERPENFEVIEGVGRRAEYDGTKSTFDLIGQAVVTRFICGKPFDTIRGQRVRYNDKAGTYEAVGGPESAAAAGRVRSVMEPRARTDAAIAECRAQQGGKSGAGKSPSSSAPGASGQAADRNGQSGGGSGKSSSGKSTVKP
- a CDS encoding KdsC family phosphatase: MIATARSATHPAEALILARIPPIVKERAAAVRLMVFDVDGVLTDGSLYYGEHGELFKRFNALDGHGLRLLAEGGIAVALITGRSGPIVDRRAAELGIAEVMQGVRDKGGALAALAQRNGVTLDQTGYMGDDIIDLPAMQRAGFAASVPNAPAYVAQGAHWVASHPGGSGAVRECCDLLLACQGRLGTLLASPGLLGPGAIQ
- a CDS encoding KpsF/GutQ family sugar-phosphate isomerase, encoding MNAIPATSPEAALASARRTLRIEAQALHELETRLDDSFSQAVDMLLHCRGRVVVSGIGKTGHIARKVAATLASTGTPSFFLHAAEAVHGDLGMITADDVLIAISYSGSGGELLTILPAARRLGTRVVAMTGNPGSELARQADIHLDVSVTQEACPMNLAPTASTTAALALGDALAVACLEARGFGPEDFARSHPGGTLGRRLLTHVRDVMRQGDALPRVAADAPLSRALEEMSAKRMGMTVIVDGQQRPLGIFTDGDLRRLIERHGDVRGLKITDGMTRSPHTVPADALAVVAARQMDELRVSQMLVLDDNGVLIGAVHMHDLMAAKVV
- the purT gene encoding formate-dependent phosphoribosylglycinamide formyltransferase; protein product: MSTIPAPRFGTPLSPAATRVMLLGAGELGKEVVIALQRLGVEVIAVDRYADAPGQQVAHRAHVVSMTDRDALRAVIEREQPHVIVPEIEAIATDLLVELEAAGTVRVTPTARAAQLTMNREGIRRLAAETLGLPTSPYRFVDTEAQLREAIDGGIGYPCVLKPVMSSSGKGQSVIKGPDDVAAAWRYAQEGGRTGAGRAIVEGFIRFDYEITLLTVRARGASGQVETGFCAPIGHKQVDGDYVESWQPHPMSPVALERAQAIALAVTGNLGGLGLFGVELFVAGDQVWFSEVSPRPHDTGMVTMITQAQNEFELHARALLGLPVDVTLRQPGASSVIYGGVDARAVTFDGVAQALAEPGTDIRLFGKPESFVKRRMGVALATADTVDVAREKALRVSGAVTVKPASGA